The DNA window CAGggaggaaaataaatgagtaaatatgGAGAATAAGAGGAAAGGAGGGAGGAATATAGCTCctgaagaaaggaaagaaaaaaggattaaTTCAATTGCCTAAAAATAATCAAGGGAACActaaaacaaaggaagaaaagtagtaaataaaaataacgaCAGGGAcgcaaaattaaaaaagagggagaagcaaaaacatggaaagaagaaaagacagtAAGAAAATTACAGAAGCAGGAAAAGatgaacagagaaaaagaaggctggacacaaatatgtaaacataaaaacaaagagacaaaggATTCCAGGAATGAAGGAAATTAAGAAGGTTAATAGGAAGGACACACCACCACACTGTGTAGGAGCCTTGGGAGTAGTGTTAATGTTTTAACACacctttaaataatttattatacaACTTGTTATTGTTGGAAACAAAGTTAGTGTAAAACAAGTTATTAAACAAGTTGCTTAGGATAAATATatcattttataataattacatttcataCAGATTTATTTCTCGCTTTAAGACCGATGAGtcaaaaaacacactttcatCACTTTAATAAAGCCAATTCATAATATACAgataagacattttaaatatgttgataaaactgaattttcagtcatgGACCTCGTCTAAGTACAgttgtatttaataaaataaaaacagattgttCACATCTTCTTTGTGTGACGTCTCCAGTGCTGTAATCACAACATATAAAGGACACAAGCCCGCTAGTTAATCTCGTAATATTGCTTTACTTTGCCTCAGATTAGTTTTCTGTGTATGAGCTGATTGAACATATCATTATAGCTACAAAAACATCTCGAAAGCATAAATTACACATTTCTACATACATAGCTGCATACTTACCCAAAATCTAACCATGAAATAAACTCAGCCACTGCATTTGGGTTTTTAATCTGTGCGTTATGCTTAATAATGGAATGATAATCGTCTAatccaaaaaaaatataattgttcTCCAAATCTGTTAAACTGGATTAGATATGTTCAAAAGTagagaattatttatttatttctttacagtACCAATAATAGTTTTACTCCCCAATATTCATAGCTGCATTCCTACACATTAAGTAGAAAGCAGGCAAGTCTGAGAACAGAAGGGGGCAGTAGAGAGGCACTTTACATCAAGACAATTAAACAACTTTCATATTGAACCGAGGTTTAGCAACCAACAGTTTCcagtaataaaacatcatttacTGTGTTTCTGAGCGGCTGTCAGtgcactgctgctgctggtgatgATTCACCGAAAGTGTTAGGTTACTAGTAACCACCAAGTGCTTCTGTTAAAGTTAGAAACAAGGAAGATGTGACTTTATCAGGGAgataaattactttaattacTTCATGACTTGCAGCGTCCATTAATCGGAACTGGAACTTTCTGTGTGAGAATGACAGCTGAGGAAAATGGCTTCATCCGTGTGTTTTccttcccccctctctctctgtttgaGTGCTAGGGGCTCGCTCTCCTCGCGCTGACCAGGTAACCCTTGGATTTGATGATGCCGCGGCTCTTGACTATAACGGAGTAGCGGAGGACCCACTCCAGCCTCCAGTCGGTGGCGCTCAGGCCCGACGCTCCTTCCTGCATCGCCTCCTGGAATGTGGCTGTCGACATCAGCTCTAGGagaaaaatataacatattAGGCTGACCGCAAAtcataaagataaaagaaaatatactttATGACAATGTAATAACGCAGTCAGTGAACatcactgaacaaaaacaatgcCACCAGCTAATTAttcaagaaaaaatgttgatgaCAAAtcgttgaaataaaaaaaaaaaaaaaaaagaatgagcacacagatttcaaaacacagataaatataatttcagGTGTAGTTGGGAAAAATTGGTTTGTGCTAAAAGACATATGTcctaaaatgaaaatcatttttaagatCTTGCagaaactttgtgttttatacTAGATCAAATGTTGTCAAGAAGTTAAATGATACATTTTGAAAGCTTCAATATGATTGGTCAGGATAGGAAAGACAATTACAGTCATCTAAGGAATGTTTATCTTGCATGGAAGTGAAAATGACTCTGAATGTTTGCAACAGATTGTTGCAAAGGGTTTGAATGGGTGtcaaactacaaataaaaatgtagtttgtGAGTTTCAGGTGCTCAGATTTCAGGGCATAACATTGAATTCTGTTCTCTAATATTCAAAGTTATATAGAAAGAAAGTTAAAATTGGAATGCATTATTAgaaacatgcatttatttatttatttatttattgagattgttacatttatgtgtttGATCTACTACATAGTGAAGGTTAACTTGTGTAGCTTGTTTATCCCCAACCTGCCTTGCATTTTTGggaaaaatatgattaataGTTTGTTGTAATTTATAATCTACCTCATTATTTTATGTTCCTTATGTGACATACACACTGTGAACTTATGTTGTGAGTTCAGTGCCCgactgaagagaaaaaacaaaaccaggttTCACCTTTGGGGTCGCTGTGTGTGAGCAGCTGGATGTCGAACTCTTTGGCGAAGGCTGTCAGATCGGGCGGCATCACGCAGCAGGAGGCCAGGTTCACCTGATTACTGCTgggcttcacctggttcaggaCAGGACATATGGTTTCATTTCATACAacataaggggaaaaaagacagGATTGCAACAAGTTTTTCAGAGACCAATTTATTTTCAAGACTCCATTTGCTAagaaatttcacaattttatttttaaatctgagtTTTGACTAATAGAAGCTTCTGACATAGTCAAGCCACAAACATCTTGACAAATTACagactataaaacaaaaataaataagatcaaggtaacatttccaaaagaaaaaaatagtaagTTTATACTTTAAGCataacatgatttatttttgccattacTTGTTCAATCGTTTGAACAATCTCTCTAACCATTACAAGTTTTATGATCACAGTTTAGAGTCAGTAACTCCAAACATAAAAGATTTatgaaattaatcttttatgTACAAACAGTCTGTGCTCATGAAATGTATTGTTACGCCTCTTTCCAGATGAAAAGTTCAGATGAGTCACTATCAAGTGTGGAAATATTCACTGCCTCATAGAAACATGTTTCTACACTTATTGGACCCGGCGTCCATGTTGGGGAAACTGTCAACGATGTGAAAATTATTGTTGGCCAGATCCGGTTCACCCGTAATTGGAGGTTTGAGCTGCTCACATATTTCTATGGTCTTCATCACAGGATGTTCATGCTGATAGGAGGCTTTTCTGTTCCATCCAGGTACCATAAATGTTTGCTGTGTGCAAAGGCTTTTATCCAACACTGTGTTGATGTAGCCTGACACGATTTAGTCAAACATTGTGGTTGGGAACAGAACGAAAAGCTGGCACAATGTACATGAATCATCACATTGATGATTTTCTACAAAGTCTGAATAGTTGCTGACTCTGTGTTTTCACACGGCTCAGTTAAAAGTGTCTTCAACTCAAGTTCCTCTTCTTTCCTCGAGAATACATGACATTTGACCATGTAGCCTGAAGAATCGCACACACTGAAATGGTTTACATGTATTTGCTTAACACTTTatgtaaaaagtgtttgtgtgcatggCTGTTTATTCCGGATGTCTCCGAGTTGCCCTGTGGTGGACTGGTGAGCTGGAGAGTGCgttaaagaaaacaactccTGCAGGATTAAGTGGAAGTAGATGATGGACATGCATTTTTCAGCTCCACGTTGATTGGGGTGTAATGTGCGTGGATCTATGCATGCTTAAAGTTTCCCAGTGGTTTTCTTTTGTGCATGCACAGTTTTCTGGATTAAAACATTCACCAAGTTACTGACTCAGCAGATAAAATCTGGAAATACAAATGTTTCCCATTCTTTCTTACCTTTTTCCATGTAAGTGACATGAAAATACTTGAATAAAATCGTAAACCTTTCTAGATTAAACACACACCTATCAAAGTCCATCTATTCCTTTTTGAGTTGCttagttttggtattttaaattCCTCCTTATCTCGTCTAAATTACCTAACATTCGTCCTCAAACTGAGATAATTCTGTCTGTTAGGTGTTTTTGGAACGGGAtcaaaagaaggaaaattaaCAAGGAGTGAGCGCTTTCAGTGTTTcctttgtggattttattttggaggaCTTAGGTGAAGTGTCTCTATCcacctttcagtttttatttacagtttctttCTCTCCCAAGCTATCATGTACTTCCACACCAAGTTTAGTCTTGTCCAACCAGGGGGAATATTTCTCCTCAATCAGCCAAACTAGGACAAAACCTCTTATTTGGTGATGACTgaatttttgttgcatttcaggTGCAGGACATGAAGCACTTGCCATGACTGTTTTCTCCATACTTGTATTGTTGCAGTAGGAGAGTTACTCCAGCTGCTACTgacatcaaaattaaattatgtgTTTAAAACAATGCAGATATCCTTGCCTGCTTTGGAGGTTTCTTTCTGCATCTTTCTGACTTATTACCACTTTCACAGCTCAGAGACAACAGATTCTCAGCTACCTGGGCCCAGTTGTagagctgctccagcagctCTTTGTCCAGGTCAGACGTGCCGATGGCTGCGATCTTCTGCTTCCTCACCAGAGTTTCCAGCTCCTCCCACGCCGGCTgcaggtgagccaggctctggCTGTCACCCTCCACAGTCCCAGGGGGCGCTATGATGACAGAGTCGAGCTGGGAAACTGCCAACGTCTGGCAAGCTGTaggtgagaaaaataaaactgattaaaaaaaaaaaaaaaaacaaggctgTGGCATTATTAATCTCTTATTGAAGCGATATGAAGCTCACCCATCTCCACGGCATCCCTGATGGCCGACTGACCCGACTCACAGAGAAAAAGCTtcgctgcaaaaacaaacatcagtcaGCAGGTCGTCCTCGACCAACTGCAGCTGtttcatctgctgagctcaaaTTTGTGCCACAGATATTTGTAGTTTTCATTTACATATatacatgaattaaaaaattatgCTTCATGCATGGAGTCTTTATGAAATTGCCAGCAATGAATCCTGACTGGTGATTTATTAGCATTtggtacaaaaaacaaaaataagtggAAAAATGGACATCTTTAGGTTGGATTACATCTCTAGGGGGAAAAAGCCTGAATTTAAATTCTAATCTAAAACAGAGTCTGATTACTCCAATACTTCTGAGTTCAACAGCAGGTGGAATGCAGCAAAACAGCGCTGACCTGAAATCTTCACCTCGTCCCTTTCTTCAGGTGTGATGGCATCTGTCGCCTCAGGAATGGAGCAGTCCAGTGTGTCTGGAAAGCCCTGTTCAACAGGAAATGTCTTATCAAAAActgcatgtaaaaatgtttcatttgttacTCACACAAAGCATTCAGAAAGTTCTCAAAAGCTACgtacatggggaaaaaaatatagattttctaTTTCTTCTAGACTGGAAAACTTATTATCCAAGTAAATTAAAATCCCAAACTTTAATTATATTCACAAACAAGAGCATCTGGCTACTAAAGTAATCAAAAGTAGTACATattatattgttaaaatattaattaaaaaaaaaggaattatgCACTACAGTGAAGCGAAAAGCTGGAACATTGAATTCAAtattcagttattaaaaaatgttgacgTCTGTTTGTGGAATCTTATTTGTTTGTCTCTGAAAAGAAAGAGATTTATTTGCAATCAAGTAACAAAGACAttatatgttttaaacattgaaaacaaagacaaacaaatatgttttaatatacCTTGTTCCCCAACAGCTAGTTGGCTAAAATAGCCCTAGTGAGACACTTCCTGCACCCATCTGAGATCAATCTGAAGAAGGCAGGATACTTAAGGGATCCACTCTGCTTAACTTGCTTCATATTACAACCCACTACTGTTTTTCAGATAATGAAGAGTAATGATGtaaaagcaaaagagaaaatattgaaaataattttctgatcGATTCAGATGCCataagtttaaaagaaaaatagcacAAGTAAAAAGAGCTCTGGCAatgaaaactgtaaataaacGTGTATGAGAATCTCCTGAAGCTGCTAAAGTGTTACGTCTTACACACACGTACCAAGGAATAGACAGACGAGTGAAACCAGAACCCATGACTGGCCCTCAGTTGTGCCGTTCAACATTTCCCTACAGGAAAAGAGTCACGTGAGTTTTCCGGGGGTATAAGACCCCTCACCGTCCAGACCTCCCCCATCTCTGGCTGAGTCTGCTGGGTGAGATGATAAAAGCTGAGGCAGATTAGGTGAGATCAGCTAAACAAGCAGAGCTGGAGCAAGTTCAGCAGGACTCATACCCTGCAGCCTAATGCATCTGGTTTTATTCTCCTCTGAATATATTTGATTAACAGAATCACTATACAGTAAAAGCAGCACCGTTTAATGAGAGCCTCCGAACCTCCTGTGACAAAAGATTTCCACCCTCACCTCTTCCTTTCACCCAGCAAACAGATGCATGTTTGGAAAGGCGCCTTTGGCGGGCAGTGCGGCATGAACATCCACTGTGACAGCTTCTGTTCAGAGAGCCCACAAGCTTCCTTTGACGGCCATCGCTGCtgttattttactttaacaaaCACTGCGATCCAAATAGCCGAGGCAGCACATCGTTCACATGCAGTTCATGTGATTAATACAACACAATCAATGCAAACAGTTAtttctaaacaaacaaacaaacaaaaagaaaaaagccgTCTACTCACCGTGTTTGTGGGTTTGGCCGTCGACAACCAGTCACTCAGCGTGGCTTGGATGCAGTCTCgaagctaaataaaattaaacacagagTTGAAGTTTAAATATCACTCAGAATATGCGAATCTATTTACAAAGAGAAAACACGAGTAGGATAGCTGCATCAGACGTCACTGATGTAGCACACAAAGTCACGTCAGAAAAGTGAAACTGCAACACTCTTAACGATCAAAATATTGACAATATCAACCTGCTGTAATAAAAATTACTACATAATTATAAAGtagcaaaacaaaactca is part of the Xiphophorus hellerii strain 12219 chromosome 9, Xiphophorus_hellerii-4.1, whole genome shotgun sequence genome and encodes:
- the gclm gene encoding glutamate--cysteine ligase regulatory subunit, which encodes MDLQNTKTNDEGKELLNHGKTLRLHTGNLVNRSRLKKKCPGSPSEELRDCIQATLSDWLSTAKPTNTGFPDTLDCSIPEATDAITPEERDEVKISAKLFLCESGQSAIRDAVEMACQTLAVSQLDSVIIAPPGTVEGDSQSLAHLQPAWEELETLVRKQKIAAIGTSDLDKELLEQLYNWAQVKPSSNQVNLASCCVMPPDLTAFAKEFDIQLLTHSDPKELMSTATFQEAMQEGASGLSATDWRLEWVLRYSVIVKSRGIIKSKGYLVSARRASP